ACGCGCGCGTGCACGGTGATGTCCTCCCAGCCGAAGTAGCCGGCCCGGTCGAACCACACGGACAACCGGAGGTCGGGCACGTCCGCCGGCGGGTCGTCGGCGAGCGCCGGCCCGGCCGAGACCGCCAGGCACAACCCGACGGCCGACGCGGCCGCCGCGGATCGAAGTAATCGGGACATGGCCTTCCTTCCCTCGCAGGGGTTCGTCCGGGTGGAACGGTCATCCCCCGGTCACGCCGGCGGTGGCCAGTTCGACGGCGCGTCTGACGTCGTGGGCCGACACCACGCCCAGCACGTGGTGGTCGCGCACCACGACCACCACGTCCCGGCTGCTCGACAGCCGGGCGCGCGTGAGCACGTCGGCCAGGGGCTCGTCGGGGTCGGCGATGGCGGTCGGCGGTCGGGACACGTCGGCCACGCGGGTGGTCAGCCGCCGCTGCTCGGGGAGTTCGGCCAACGCCGGCAGGCTGGTCACGCCCACCAGGTCGCCGTCGAACGACACGACCGGGAACACCCGCTGGGGCACCTGGCGGGCGCGTTGCTCCAGGAAGGCCTGGACGGTCCACCACCCCGGCGCCACGGCGACGTCGGCGCGCATGGCGGTGGCCACCGGGGTGCTGCCCAGCACCTCCCGGACCACGGATTGCCTGCGTTCCGCGCCGGCGGACGCGAGCACGAACGCGCCCATCAGCATCCACCACACGCCGACGCCCGAGCCCAGGACCAGTTGCACGAGACCTCCGACCAGCAGCACGAACCCGAAGCCGCGCCCCGCGTCGGTCGCTGTCCGCTCGCCGCGCGCCCGCGAACCGGTGCGCCACCACACGAGCGCCCGCAGCACCCGGCCGCCGTCCAACGGCGCGGCGGGCAGGAGGTTGAACACCGCCAGCACGCCGTTGGCGAACGCGAGCCACAGGACGGCCGTGGTGGCGAGGTCGCCACCTCCGAGCGCGGCCACGAGGGCCGCCACGCCCGCGCTCCCGGCGGCCACCACCGCGCTGGTGACCGGTCCGGCCACGGCGATCAGGAAGTCCGCGCGGGGCGAGGGAGGTCGCCCCTCCAGCTGCGACACCCCGCCGAGCAGCCACAGGTCGATCCGCCGCACCCCCACGCCGTGCAGGCGCGCGACCACCGTGTGCGCGAGCTCGTGCGCGGCCAGCGAAGCGAAGAACGCGACCGCCACCAGCGCGCCGACCACCCAGTACAGCGACGCCGGTCGGCCCGGCGCCGCGCTCGGCAGCACCACCACCGCCACGGTCCGCGTCACCAGCACCACCGCCACCAGCACCGACCAGTGCGCGCCGACCGGCACACCCGCCCAGGCGCCCAACGGGATCCGACCCTTCACAGCGCACCTCCCAGCCGGAGTTCGTCCAGGACCGCGGCCACGACCCCGGGTACGGCGGCCCGGACGGCGGGTGTGAGGTCCGGGCCGAACCCGACCTCCGCGACCTCCACGCCCAGCACGACGAGCCGGCGCGGCAGGCGGTCCAGGGCCTCGGCCAGTTCCACAGCCTCGGGCACGCCGAACCCGTGCGAGCTGGTCGCCGAGGGCACGGCACCGTCCAAGGTCACCCGGTGCACGCGGCCGGGGGTGGCCGGTACGCAGCGCAGTGCGTCCACCACGACCACCAGGTCCGCCTCACCCCACGCCTCCATCAGCCGCACCGGGTCGCCGTCGGTCACCTCGGCCCGTACCCCGTGCGCGGCGACCGCGCGGGCGACCGCCGGCCCGACGCCGTCGTCGCGCCGGAACTCGTTGCCCACGCCCACCACGACGGCGTTCACCGGTCCTCCCGGTGGAAGTCCAGGAAGTGCGCCGAGCAGGAGATGCACGGGTCGTAGTTGCGGATCGCCCGTTCGCACAGCGACACCAGGGCGTGGTCGTCCAGGTCGAGGTAGCTGGTGACCAGTTGCCGCACGTCGTCCTCGATCGCGGACTGGTTCTGCGAGGTCGGCGGCACGATGTCGGCGGACACGACGAGCCCGGCGGCGTCCAGCTCGTACCGGTGGTACAGCAGGCCGCGCGGTGCCTCGGTGACGCCGTGGCCGACCCCGGCGCGGGCGGTGACCTCGACCGCCGCCGGTTCCGGCGGCTCGTAGTCGGCGATGAGCCGCAGCGCCTCCTCCACCGCGTACACGACCTCGACGGCCCGCACGACGATGCTGCGGAACGGGTTGCGGCACACCGGTCCCAGCCCGGCGTCGGCGGCGGCACCCGCGGCGGCGGGGGACAGGCGGTCGGCGTTGAGGCTGTACCGGGCCAGCGGTCCCACCAGGTACATCTCGCCGTCCAGCCGGGCGTGCAACGCGGTCGAGTGCGGCACCTGGTGCTCCACGACGTGCTCGCTGAACGCCGGGACGGGGAACGACGCGCCGGTGGAGACGTGCGGGACGCCCCGGTCGATCGGGTAGCCCTCGGTGTCGCGCAACGCCATCAGGTCGTGCGGCACGTCCAGGTCGGGGAAGTCGAAGGTGGACACCCAGGCCGCGGTGGCGAGCGCGTCGTCCAGCGCGTGGCGGAGCTGTTCGGCCAGGGGACGCAGCTCGGCGCGGGTGGGCGCGCGGTAGAAGCCGCCGACGCGGACGTTGACCGGGTGGATCGCCCGGCCGCCCACCAGGTCCATGATCGCGTTGCCCGCCTTCTTCAAGGCCAGGCCGCGTTCCACGACGGGCCGGTGCTCGGCGGCCATCGCGATGCCGTCGGGCAGGCCCAGGAAGTCCGGGGCGTGCAGGAGGTGGATGTGCAGGGCGTGGCTGGAGATCCACTCGCCGCAGTACAGCAGCCTGCGCAACGCGCGCACCGGCGCGGGCACCTGCACCCCGCAGGCGTCCTCGATCGCCAGGCACGCGCTCATCTGGTAGGCCACCGGGCAGATCCCGCAGATGCGGGCGGTGATGTCCGGCGGTTCGCGGTGGGACCGGCCGCGCAGGAAGGCCTCGAAGAACCGGGGCGGCTCGTAGATGTCGAGCTCCACGTCGTCCACGCGGCCGTTGGCGGTCCGCACGCGCAGCGCGCCTTCGCCCTCGACCCGGGCCAGGCCCGCCACGCGCAGGGTGCGGTTCGAGCGGTGCGTCATGTCCACTCCCCGGCGGTGGTGAAGGTGTGGAAGACCCGGTCCAGCTCGCCCTCGCCCATGCCGTGGCGGCGCAGCAGCGGGATCAGCGCGGGCACGTTGGGGCCGTTCATGGGGCCGAAGCAGCCATAGCACCCGCGTCGCACGGCCGGGCACAGCGCGCCGCACCCCGCGTGGGTCACCGGACCCAGGCACGGGGTGCCGTGCGCGACC
This DNA window, taken from Saccharothrix variisporea, encodes the following:
- a CDS encoding Ni/Fe hydrogenase subunit alpha, which translates into the protein MTHRSNRTLRVAGLARVEGEGALRVRTANGRVDDVELDIYEPPRFFEAFLRGRSHREPPDITARICGICPVAYQMSACLAIEDACGVQVPAPVRALRRLLYCGEWISSHALHIHLLHAPDFLGLPDGIAMAAEHRPVVERGLALKKAGNAIMDLVGGRAIHPVNVRVGGFYRAPTRAELRPLAEQLRHALDDALATAAWVSTFDFPDLDVPHDLMALRDTEGYPIDRGVPHVSTGASFPVPAFSEHVVEHQVPHSTALHARLDGEMYLVGPLARYSLNADRLSPAAAGAAADAGLGPVCRNPFRSIVVRAVEVVYAVEEALRLIADYEPPEPAAVEVTARAGVGHGVTEAPRGLLYHRYELDAAGLVVSADIVPPTSQNQSAIEDDVRQLVTSYLDLDDHALVSLCERAIRNYDPCISCSAHFLDFHREDR
- a CDS encoding site-2 protease family protein, which gives rise to MKGRIPLGAWAGVPVGAHWSVLVAVVLVTRTVAVVVLPSAAPGRPASLYWVVGALVAVAFFASLAAHELAHTVVARLHGVGVRRIDLWLLGGVSQLEGRPPSPRADFLIAVAGPVTSAVVAAGSAGVAALVAALGGGDLATTAVLWLAFANGVLAVFNLLPAAPLDGGRVLRALVWWRTGSRARGERTATDAGRGFGFVLLVGGLVQLVLGSGVGVWWMLMGAFVLASAGAERRQSVVREVLGSTPVATAMRADVAVAPGWWTVQAFLEQRARQVPQRVFPVVSFDGDLVGVTSLPALAELPEQRRLTTRVADVSRPPTAIADPDEPLADVLTRARLSSSRDVVVVVRDHHVLGVVSAHDVRRAVELATAGVTGG
- a CDS encoding hydrogenase maturation protease: MNAVVVGVGNEFRRDDGVGPAVARAVAAHGVRAEVTDGDPVRLMEAWGEADLVVVVDALRCVPATPGRVHRVTLDGAVPSATSSHGFGVPEAVELAEALDRLPRRLVVLGVEVAEVGFGPDLTPAVRAAVPGVVAAVLDELRLGGAL